Within the Pseudarthrobacter sp. W1I19 genome, the region GATGCCGATGCCGATGCCGATGGCAGTGACGGCACTGTTGTGGATGTGCTGCCGCGCCGGTACGAGATCCGGTTGGAGCGGATGGCGGTAACGAAGCAGCTGGAAGCCCAGATCTCCGCCGTCAAAGCCCGGGACGCATCCGAGGCCATCGAGATCCAGCACGCGATGACCCCGCCGGAAGCACCCGTCCATGAGCGGACTTACGCGGAGATGTCAGCGGTGGAGGAAATCGCCGGGGTCCTGACCATCAGCTCCGCCGCCGCCGGAGCACTCATCACCCAATCCCGCCAGCTCACCGCCCTGCCGCCGGCCATGGACGCCCTTTCGGCCGGGACCATCTCTTGGATGCACGCCAAAATCATCGCCGAGGAAACCGACAGCCTCAGCCCCACGGGAGCGGCCGCCCTCGTGGCCCATGTCCTGAACCCCAACCCGGCCCGCGGAGCCGCCGCCGGCGACCTGGTCCCCGGACGCTTCCGGTCCCGGGCCCGTAACTGGCGCGAACGCCACCACCCCGAATCCCTCGAGAAACGCCACACCAAAAGCGCCGCGGACCGGCGGATGGAATGCACCCCGGACCGCGACGGCATGGCCTGGCTCTCCCTCTACCTCCCCGCACACCAGGTCTCAGCCATCTGGAACCGGACCACCGCCCTCGCCCGCGGCCTCCAAAGCCCCGACGAACCCCGGACCATCACCCAACTCCGCCCCGACATCGCCGCCAGCCTGCTCCTCAGCGCCGGCCCAGCCCTCACCCGCACCACCGGACCCAGCACAGGACAAAACACCACAAGCGAAGGAAACCCGGGGGAAGGCAACCCCGGCCAAGGCAACACGGCTGCAGGCAAGTCCAGTGAAAGCCACACGCACAAAGCCGAAGACGGCGCCCGTGACGCGATCGGTCTGGCTGCCCTGGCCACTGCCGACCAGCACCAGGATCCTGCTGCCAGCACAGGCGCCTCCGACGAGGGTGTCCCTGCTGGCACCGCAGAGCACGAGGGCAGCGGCACCACCCGGTCCAGCGAAATAGGCAACGTCCGGGTCCCCAGGGCCGACGTTCTAGTCACCGTCCCGATGGTCGCCCTGCTCGGCCTCACCGACGAACCGGCACACCTGGACGGTTTTGGTCCGATCCCGGCGTCCATGGCCCGCAAACTCCTCGCCAACGGAGCCACCTCCTTCTACCGCGTCCTCGTCGACCCCCGCGACGGGGCACCACTGGAAATTGGCCGCACCAACTACCGCCTCACCAAAGCCATGAAAAAAGCACTCCAGGTCAGAGACGGAAAATGCACCTTCCCCGGCTGTAACAACCCATCCCTGGACAACGAGATAGACCACCTTCAAGCCTGGCAGGATGGCGGCAACACCGGGATCAGCAACCTGGCCCAACTGTGCCCCAAACACCACCACCTCAAACACAACAGCCTCTGGGAACCCACACCAGCCACCAAGACCGAACCACCCGGCTGGACCTCACCCACCGGCCGACACTACAAAGCCGAACAACCCGATCGGGAACCACCCCAATGGCCACCCGGCCTACTGACCCGCGCAACCGACACGGCCGGATTCCTGACGCCTGCGCAAGATCCACCCGCAACGGAAGCACCTGGATCCATGGTCTCCCTGGACGTCGACTCACCCTTTGAAGAGCCAGTCGATGACAACCTTGAAGATCCCCACGACTTCTCGCCCGACGATCCCATCTGGGACGACTTCTACGCCCACCCGCCAAAACTGCCCAAAGACCCGCTCAAAGAGTGGCAGCGGAAACGAGAGTGGGACATGGTCAACTCCTGAAGCCGCCGGCAATCGGGAGTCGCCTGAAGTCCGACGCTGTTCTGGAGTCCGAACCTGCTCTGAAAACGTCAGCTCCGCTGGAACGAGGAGGTCATAAACGGGACGTAGGCAGAGCCCGTCCCGTCGGCCACTCCCGCTTCCTCGTGCATCCCGCTGTCCCCCGTGGCCTTGTCGCCACGGGTACGAAGCTCCGTCACATGCGTCAGCACGTCGCCATCCACCCGCAATGTATGGCGGGTCCAACCGGCACCGCCGCGGCGCTCCACGCGCAGGGCTCCGTTGTGCCATGTGCAGCGGGCCGCAGCCGCCGGTGCCGGGCCCGCGTTGTCTACGTAGTACCAGAAAACGTCCTGGTGATCCGGATCGACAGTGAAAATTCCGTGGCCTTCGAAGTGCGTCCCGTCCGGTTCCCGGTGGCTATAACTCTGCACCACCGCCGATCCGCCAGCTACCGGCGTGTACGTCACCTCGGCATCGACTGTCCGTTCAGGCCCCCAGGCACCGGAGGCGAACCGGGTGCTCCCGCGCCAGTGGCCCAGGAATCCTGCCAGGGCCCGCGGGGCGCGGCCGGACGGAGTCCGTTCCACATCCCTCACCTCCAGAGCTAAGCCCTTGCCCGGTTACCGGCCAGGTCCTGCCGTTCCCGCTAAATCAAGCCGTTCCTGCTGAATCAAGCCGTTGGTGCCAAATCCAGCTGTTGGTGCCAAATCCAGCTGTTCCGGCCCGGTCCG harbors:
- a CDS encoding HNH endonuclease signature motif containing protein, producing the protein MGNGAGPAAVMEGIHASVARLDALFLEDARLEADAGADADADADGSDGTVVDVLPRRYEIRLERMAVTKQLEAQISAVKARDASEAIEIQHAMTPPEAPVHERTYAEMSAVEEIAGVLTISSAAAGALITQSRQLTALPPAMDALSAGTISWMHAKIIAEETDSLSPTGAAALVAHVLNPNPARGAAAGDLVPGRFRSRARNWRERHHPESLEKRHTKSAADRRMECTPDRDGMAWLSLYLPAHQVSAIWNRTTALARGLQSPDEPRTITQLRPDIAASLLLSAGPALTRTTGPSTGQNTTSEGNPGEGNPGQGNTAAGKSSESHTHKAEDGARDAIGLAALATADQHQDPAASTGASDEGVPAGTAEHEGSGTTRSSEIGNVRVPRADVLVTVPMVALLGLTDEPAHLDGFGPIPASMARKLLANGATSFYRVLVDPRDGAPLEIGRTNYRLTKAMKKALQVRDGKCTFPGCNNPSLDNEIDHLQAWQDGGNTGISNLAQLCPKHHHLKHNSLWEPTPATKTEPPGWTSPTGRHYKAEQPDREPPQWPPGLLTRATDTAGFLTPAQDPPATEAPGSMVSLDVDSPFEEPVDDNLEDPHDFSPDDPIWDDFYAHPPKLPKDPLKEWQRKREWDMVNS
- a CDS encoding DUF1579 family protein, whose amino-acid sequence is MERTPSGRAPRALAGFLGHWRGSTRFASGAWGPERTVDAEVTYTPVAGGSAVVQSYSHREPDGTHFEGHGIFTVDPDHQDVFWYYVDNAGPAPAAAARCTWHNGALRVERRGGAGWTRHTLRVDGDVLTHVTELRTRGDKATGDSGMHEEAGVADGTGSAYVPFMTSSFQRS